The Oscillospiraceae bacterium genome contains a region encoding:
- a CDS encoding amino acid ABC transporter permease, with protein MNFFEGFVYFFTRMGKIFTKYNGFFGEGVRNTLIIAFFTVLFGALLGTLLAVMKMGRFKPTRWFANAYIEFIRGTPLMIQLMFLFYGLPMLGISFPEVSFIPNFDRFAAGVFAMSINSAAYVAEIVRSGIQAVDYGQTEAARSLGFRQGQAMQMVVLPQAIKNILPALGNEFVTVIKESSIVSIIGIADLMYRTNGVMAITYIQLEPLAIAAIIYFAMTFTTSRLIAFAERRMSNASK; from the coding sequence ATGAACTTTTTCGAGGGCTTTGTCTACTTTTTTACCCGTATGGGCAAGATCTTTACAAAATACAACGGCTTTTTCGGCGAGGGGGTGCGCAACACCCTGATCATCGCCTTTTTCACCGTGCTGTTCGGCGCGCTGCTGGGCACACTGCTGGCGGTCATGAAGATGGGGCGCTTCAAACCCACCCGGTGGTTCGCCAACGCCTACATCGAGTTCATCCGCGGCACCCCGCTTATGATCCAGCTCATGTTCCTTTTCTACGGTTTGCCCATGCTGGGCATCTCGTTCCCGGAGGTGAGCTTCATCCCAAATTTTGACCGGTTTGCGGCGGGCGTGTTTGCCATGAGCATCAACTCGGCGGCCTATGTGGCGGAGATCGTGCGCAGCGGCATCCAGGCGGTGGACTACGGTCAGACCGAGGCCGCCCGCAGCCTGGGCTTCCGGCAGGGGCAGGCCATGCAGATGGTGGTGCTGCCCCAGGCCATCAAGAACATCCTGCCCGCCCTGGGCAACGAGTTCGTCACGGTGATCAAGGAGTCCAGCATTGTGTCCATCATCGGCATTGCCGACCTGATGTACCGCACCAACGGGGTGATGGCCATCACCTACATACAGCTTGAACCGCTGGCCATTGCCGCTATTATCTATTTTGCGATGACCTTTACCACCTCGCGCCTGATTGCTTTTGCCGAGAGGAGGATGTCCAATGCCAGCAAGTGA
- a CDS encoding peptide ABC transporter ATP-binding protein, translated as MPASELIAVEGLVKDFGKTKVLQNINVTISKGEVVAVIGPSGSGKSTFLRCLNLLEQPTGGHIFFEGVDICDKKTDINLHRQKIGMVFQQFNLFNNMTVLRNITAAPIKVKGLSKQTAEAQAMQLLERVGLADKASSYPGELSGGQKQRVAIVRALAMEPDVMLFDEPTSALDPEMVGEVLAVMKDLADSGMTMVVVTHEMSFAREVSGRVLFVDEGQIKEDRPSREIFEDPHDVRLKDFLSKVLNL; from the coding sequence ATGCCAGCAAGTGAACTGATCGCAGTGGAAGGCCTGGTCAAGGATTTTGGAAAGACCAAGGTACTGCAGAACATCAACGTGACCATCTCCAAAGGCGAGGTGGTGGCGGTGATCGGCCCCTCGGGCAGCGGAAAATCCACCTTTTTGCGCTGTTTGAACCTGCTGGAGCAGCCCACCGGCGGCCACATCTTTTTTGAAGGGGTGGATATCTGCGACAAAAAGACAGACATCAACCTGCACCGCCAGAAGATCGGCATGGTGTTCCAGCAGTTCAACCTGTTCAATAATATGACAGTGCTGCGCAATATCACGGCGGCCCCCATCAAGGTCAAAGGCCTTTCCAAACAGACGGCCGAGGCCCAGGCGATGCAGCTGCTGGAGCGGGTGGGCCTGGCTGACAAGGCGTCGAGCTACCCGGGCGAGCTATCCGGCGGGCAAAAGCAGCGGGTAGCGATTGTGAGGGCGCTGGCCATGGAGCCGGACGTGATGCTGTTCGACGAACCCACCAGCGCGTTGGACCCCGAGATGGTGGGCGAGGTGCTGGCGGTGATGAAAGATCTTGCCGACAGCGGCATGACCATGGTGGTGGTGACCCACGAGATGAGCTTTGCGCGCGAGGTGAGCGGCAGGGTGCTGTTTGTGGACGAGGGGCAGATCAAGGAGGACCGGCCCTCCCGCGAGATCTTTGAGGATCCCCACGATGTGCGCCTGAAAGACTTTTTATCCAAGGTATTGAACCTGTGA
- a CDS encoding amino acid ABC transporter substrate-binding protein has product MKKFLAAMMSAVLALSLAACGGATSSSTPASAPASQPASAPASQAASAPDSTAAVDYSAYTGATIDAIKAKGKLVLGTEAQYAPFEFLDANANFAGCDIWLAHQIADALGVELEVMDMAFDGIIPAVKSSQVDLGIAAFTVDEERAKEIDFSEVYQQDQQLLIVQKGNEDVYTSKEALKGKTLGAQRGTVQSKLIESALPDCTLFELDKWPALALEVAGGKIDGLVVDGAVGEGLVANNDGIVVANFEFSKEEANFGKAAVLKQGTDDLKELVNAVITQVVADGSFEAAYEEAVAQAKTLGI; this is encoded by the coding sequence ATGAAAAAGTTTCTTGCAGCAATGATGAGCGCCGTTTTGGCGCTGAGCCTGGCCGCCTGCGGCGGCGCCACGTCCAGCAGCACCCCGGCTTCTGCCCCCGCAAGCCAGCCGGCGTCTGCGCCCGCGTCCCAGGCGGCTTCGGCCCCCGATTCCACCGCGGCGGTGGACTACTCGGCCTACACCGGCGCCACCATCGACGCCATCAAGGCCAAAGGCAAGCTGGTGCTCGGAACCGAGGCCCAGTACGCTCCCTTTGAATTTCTGGACGCCAATGCCAATTTTGCCGGCTGCGATATCTGGCTGGCCCATCAGATTGCCGACGCCCTGGGCGTGGAGCTGGAAGTGATGGACATGGCGTTCGACGGCATCATCCCCGCGGTCAAGAGCAGCCAGGTGGACCTGGGCATCGCGGCGTTTACCGTGGACGAGGAGCGCGCCAAGGAGATCGATTTCTCTGAGGTGTACCAGCAGGACCAGCAGCTGCTCATCGTGCAGAAGGGCAACGAGGATGTGTATACCAGCAAAGAAGCCCTGAAGGGCAAAACCCTGGGCGCCCAGCGCGGCACCGTGCAGAGCAAGCTGATCGAGAGCGCACTGCCCGACTGCACTCTGTTTGAGCTGGATAAATGGCCCGCCCTGGCCCTGGAAGTTGCGGGCGGCAAAATCGACGGCCTGGTGGTGGACGGCGCCGTGGGCGAAGGTCTGGTAGCCAACAACGACGGCATTGTGGTGGCCAACTTTGAGTTCAGCAAGGAAGAGGCCAATTTCGGCAAGGCCGCCGTGCTGAAACAGGGCACCGACGACCTGAAGGAACTGGTGAACGCGGTGATCACCCAGGTGGTGGCGGACGGCTCCTTTGAAGCGGCTTACGAAGAGGCTGTGGCGCAGGCCAAGACCCTGGGCATCTGA
- a CDS encoding aspartate aminotransferase, producing the protein MRDFVAKRFAAAGPSVMASAAAEKNNYPDMIDLSIGDTDFTTDERIIRAAMADAKAGHTHYTDPQGDPELIGAIRQFYAAEYHMPLEKEQVFVTASSCFGMALALLTLLDPGDEVILFSPYFSPYKEQVELAGGTAVEVPTFEADGFGIDPARLEAAITPRTKALILNNPCNPTGAAYDMDTYRAIAAAAKMHDLVVLADEIYTDYMYETGFLPLRALPGMAKRTVTLNSFSKNYLMTGWRIGHIIAEPPIVAAMKRVNENLVYSAPSVSQRAALHALRLRSEIGDQYTAAYKERVFYAAQRINAMPAFSVRPPQGTFYLFMNIQKAGMDSIAFCQRLVREAHVAMVPGVAFGAAGEGYVRIACTTGLDRLKEAFDRIEALAF; encoded by the coding sequence ATGAGAGATTTTGTTGCAAAGCGGTTTGCAGCGGCCGGCCCCAGCGTGATGGCCAGCGCCGCCGCCGAGAAAAACAACTACCCGGACATGATCGACCTTTCCATCGGCGACACGGATTTTACCACGGATGAGCGGATCATCCGGGCCGCCATGGCGGATGCAAAGGCCGGCCATACCCACTATACCGACCCCCAGGGCGACCCGGAGCTGATCGGGGCGATCCGGCAGTTCTATGCCGCTGAATATCACATGCCATTGGAAAAAGAGCAGGTGTTCGTTACGGCCTCCAGCTGCTTTGGTATGGCTTTGGCGCTTCTGACCCTGCTTGACCCGGGCGACGAGGTGATTCTTTTCTCGCCCTATTTTTCCCCCTATAAAGAGCAGGTGGAGCTTGCCGGGGGAACAGCGGTGGAGGTGCCCACCTTTGAGGCCGACGGCTTTGGAATCGACCCCGCGCGGCTGGAGGCGGCCATCACCCCGCGCACCAAAGCCCTGATCCTGAACAACCCCTGCAACCCCACGGGCGCGGCCTATGATATGGATACCTACAGGGCCATCGCGGCCGCGGCCAAGATGCACGATCTGGTGGTTTTGGCCGACGAAATTTATACGGACTACATGTATGAAACCGGCTTTTTGCCCCTGCGGGCGCTGCCGGGCATGGCAAAGCGCACGGTCACCCTGAACAGCTTTTCAAAAAATTATCTGATGACCGGCTGGCGCATTGGGCATATCATCGCCGAGCCCCCCATTGTGGCCGCCATGAAGCGGGTGAACGAAAACCTGGTGTACTCGGCGCCCTCGGTGTCGCAGCGGGCGGCGCTGCATGCGCTGCGGCTGCGCAGCGAAATTGGCGACCAGTACACCGCAGCCTATAAAGAGCGGGTGTTTTACGCAGCGCAGCGCATCAACGCCATGCCGGCATTTTCGGTGCGCCCGCCCCAGGGTACCTTTTATTTATTCATGAATATACAAAAGGCCGGGATGGATTCCATCGCGTTTTGCCAGCGGCTGGTGCGCGAAGCGCATGTGGCCATGGTGCCCGGCGTGGCCTTCGGCGCGGCGGGGGAGGGATATGTGCGGATCGCCTGCACCACAGGGCTGGACCGGCTGAAAGAGGCGTTCGACCGCATCGAAGCCCTGGCATTCTGA